The Culex quinquefasciatus strain JHB chromosome 2, VPISU_Cqui_1.0_pri_paternal, whole genome shotgun sequence genome contains the following window.
TCAGTTTAACGATGATGTTCCgcagcagcaccaccaccagTAACTGGATCAATGACCCTCGAGAGATTTTCGTGATAACCGTCAGTCGGAGAACGACCGTTGGCAGGAGCCTCCGGCCAACGGAGGTGGAGGTGATGGGTGACTGTTCCTACACGGTTAAACCGACTAGATGGCATGCGCCCGGACAGTTCCGGAAATACGGTCGCGTTCCTAGTTCCGATCCCAAATAAAATGTACAAGCATTACATCACTCCACTGTCCCAGAATCTTCCCTTCAACAGATCGACAGTCGATAGTATGCTGGAGTGCTAAtaataaaattgtgaaattgtgcTTTGAAATATAAACTAAAGTCTAAATTACTTGTATTTGTTAAATAATgacaaattgcaaaataaattcaattttcaacagcagtttttttttcgcaaaaaaagaaATCGTTGTTTGTAGTAAGCTGTGAATCCCCAGCCATCGTTGTCCCGCTGTCCCGTCGTACTCCCCGGAGCGATTCACTTGCTATGATGGTGTTGGCAATTTGCGGTTTTTTGCTGTTGCGGATTTCGATTCTGACCCTGCTGCCGTTAATGATAACAGTGGATGATTTTGCTGATCCTCCTGTGCTGCTGGTTAGAATTCGAGTAGCTCTCCCATCCCTAGATGAAGAAATTGGGGAAACTGTTGGGAACTTCCGGCGGCGGGGCATCGAATGCTGCGCCGTCTGTTTGTTCGTATTCAGATCGAACCATCTAAAACAAagataaaattaatcaaaaatctcCCATCGTTCAAAAATTCCCTTCTTACTTGTCCCCCCACCCGCATAGTCATGAACTATATAACTACTTTATGACAAATAGTTACTTaactatttatcaaatggtctctactattcattaaattgtaacccaactatatatgtacgatatatcaaaccattaattccattcccaaaatagttttggtcgattttactatatgagaaattagttgttaggcagaaaactatatgaggttttcatacatatgtaaatatttttataaacttggattttacgtcaaatagtcattgcccaaaaattgactattccctatatagtttctgaaaaactactttaccgacactactttgccgacactttaaaaagactgcaaaaatgaaccctacaattgttgtgataactacttcggatataatcaaatttgatttttaagttctatcGATAGTTGGTGAATGTTTACCGCCATTATATGTGATGTTATTTACGTTGCTGCCGAACTGCTGCCGCCTTATCCGATTGATCTATATCTGTTGGTGGTTTTTCAGTGGTTTTGGTGACATGTTGTGTTAGAAGGAGCAAGCTCGGGGGCAAGTATTTTCGATAAGTCCAAGTAGTCCAAACAATTGACTCATTTTATAGTGAACAGTAATAGTCCACCATGTAGTACACATATTTTTGGTGTATGGTAAGAACAGCATGCCTACTTTTTCTGGAATAGTGAAAGTCAATTTCATGAGCCCtcgtaacatttttcttcttttggggagttttctgataatctgaggagaagtgggggtgttgaaggttctctatcatccagaggaatcgactgtgatcaatttacttgataaaagttgaaatttttgtaccaatcgtttaacatatagttggattatataacaaactgtaattgtactccatactgttgaaatattgtttgaactatttggacttatagaaatttttaattcaaaatagtatggtgtatagtaattttacttcatgtaagttgacaaattatttggattatacaaacttatcgaaaaaaatgtggccgccatcaattgtgttctactatagcatttatagtaggtttttagttcttacaggttctgactataaaaatctaaaatctgtggaattttgctatattgttctcaataaagttgataaattgtttgaactatttggacttgtacattttttcgttgagtcacgttgtctaaacaatccgaactgtttagtgtaaggttattgtaccccaaatagttcaaaaatagttagaatcattagatttacttcaataaaaacgtcatcatttgacGATCAGTTTCGTTATGGTTTTGTATAGTGCCGTAACTATATGATAATGGTTAAGTATGTGGTAACTACATCTCTTTTAGTAGTAATATAGTTTGGACTATTCCCCCGATGGTTTTTGATTATGCGGGCAACCTATCCTCTGAtggtgctgttgctgctgctgttgcatcGTCGCCATCAACGAACTCTGCGAATGAAGCTGCTGCATCGCCGGACGTGGCACCAGATGCTGCAGCCTCGGCTTTTTCGGCATGCTTGGCATCATCCACACGCTCAGATCCAGCTGCAACCTCGCCTTCCTCTGCTCAAACCGGACCAAATCCCCCGAGTCGTTCAAAGCGTCGTACTCCAAATCATCCGGCGTACCGCCGATGTATCCGTTTCCCCAATCCTCCACTGGAAGATGCGTGTCGAAGCCAAAGAATTGTGTCCGCGACATCGAAAATGCGTCGCTGACATTTTCCCCCCCTGAAACTTAATCAAAACACAAACACTTGACACTCTTGACAGTTGTGCGAACGAAAGCGACACGAGgcaaatcaatgttttcaaagcagGTGTGGAGCTGTCAAATATCCAATAACGCgaggaatttaattccttaattaattaaatgcaaaaaataatacattAAGGCCAATGTCACGCCCCTCGGTACGGACCAATCTGTGGCCGACCAGCAGCTGTGACCGACAACCATTTGCTTTTACATGCACGTTACACACACGCGATGAGATGACTTTACATATTTCAAGTGTCAGTCCGGCTGACAGGCGACTCCCATATAAGTGCGCGCACTCTGGGCTGAACTCTAGGTCCTTTCTCGAAGCAGGGTGtccatttcaattttgaaattattgattttcaaaatagaCTTCACccggattattttcaaaatcaaactttagctGACACCCTAACCATTGGCGGGTGCACTATGCGGTCCAGCTGGATCAAGTCTCTCTAGAGTACCCTGCATTCTACTTGCAGCCTGCTGCTGTGATAATCGGCAAATCCCAGGATTAATATCAGGTCGCCGGTTATCCATCAAAAGCCCATGGAGTCCCTCTGCACAGACGACTGACGGCGGCGAATTGTACCTTGTCTGCTAAATGAACTTCCAGCGAGATCGGAGGCGAGTCGGAGCGGGCGATCGGATACAATTGTCGACAGAAATATTTCAAGCACGTTGTTCGATTATTCGGCCTGCAGCAGGCAGAGGGATGCAGAGATTTGCATATGCCATAAATCATTACTCCCGGGAGCATTGGGATGAACAATTTCTCCGCGGATGCGTTTTGTGATGCAGTAAAATCAGGCATCACAGTGAAAGAGGGCTCAGGAGATTGAGTGATTCACTCTTGAGGATATAAAACGTTTCTTAAAGTTGTGCTGGTAAAATAGGTGCtgtgaaaaaatagttatttaaaaatgatatttttttttaagaggtttttacagatttaaaaagtacattaaatttaccataaaatgaAATATCCCAAAAAATTTACAATCGTGTAACGAAAAGTGGCAGAATTTCTGAaactattttgtatttttcccgATAAAAAGAACGTTTTTTCGGAGTTCTgagaacgccatcaaattgggctttcaattttgacaccaaatttccatctcatcaccgtttcaggctgcaaattattgaaaaacacgtattttttcaaatgttcaaaaatggaaggggtcgtaccgcccctccgtcaagcgatatcaaaaaacggacctcggtttcgtaatcagggacaaaagttatccctcaaaacaaagtttcacgcaaatcgaagaggggtcgggacaacttttCCGATATCGTGTGAGTTGGCTTAGAATGACCCATTTATAATCCAATATATATCATGGTCTATTTCGTATTACAAACTcaagcagtgttgcaaatgagtgataaaaaagctatcaattgattatctctgcaccaaaaacatccgagagtatagcggccgtcactatagcttgtgagatctcttcttgtgtctcgtgattcacAGCGATGTTCTTCTCtatctatcactcctccccttttcctcgactatgcgctccgattaggagccgaccacgcaagacgtcccgttaaactggctttggcgaaattggttttgtggcggcttttgtggttaaacgctgttgcggtaggatgatcgtggaagcgggaatgagagagaaaaggaaaatgtcaatcgcgagtgggtaaacacgaaaacgtgttcggctatgttcggcgctgagagttttaatgaagagagaagagcagttgtatttgaggcatgaatattcaggcgggataattgtagttgctgagagctgatattttgatattttaacaaccctgaactcaagattaaataaattgacaagtctgatatttggcactaGGAAAAAGGGTATCTTTCCTGGCATTTTGCGGggtgaattgaaatttttgttggaggcaactttttcaaaaatatggaaaaaaagaaaatctttttaaaagtcTAAAAAAGTCCCGTTAAGTTTCTCATCAATTATGAAGAATTCAAATGTCACATTTTGCCAAAATTTCAGACCAACAAAAGTTTCCTAACccaaattttccagttttattGCTTTGAAATGTCCTACACAAAATCAAAtaatattatcaaaattacccattaatcttaaaaataatgtaatgtTTTTGGAAAATCGTTCTAACTATTAGATAGACATtataaatcgatttttaaaatgcatgttAAACCTATGTTTCTAAGCATTAAAGTACACGGAAAGAAATCCAGTCAGCGGATCCGTCGTCTATTCacatttgcaacaaatttgtttacaaatgtAAACGGATTTGCCAACATAATGCCCTTCCTGTTTTGGTAATGTGCTGCATACTTTCAGGTGTTTCTGGTGGTTCAGCTACAAAACTCCTTCCTTTTTTAAaatctcaagtttttttttaatttaaacgttttaaaaactttaataattcaaaacaaataaaaaaatctaaaaaaataaatttcaaaactttcaaaaatatcataattttaaaaaaattccaaaaattgttGACAGTTGACATTTGAAAGTTTTCCTACATTTCAtgacatttgaacattttctgTCATTTTCGctgttatttttgacatttgctggCATTTAGACATTTTCTAGcttttgttgacatttttggCATTTGCTGACTTATGTGAAATTTCTGACATTTCTGACATTTTTTACTCttgttaaattgtttacatttctgatttttatacctaggggaacagcatctaattccagcgtgcctctaatgttggcaggtcagaattttgacagtttaaatagtgaaaatcggcaaatttgatggagttaggagcgagtgcttaacctgccaaacatacgagagttTCCCCTATTTGACTTCTGGTGACatcttttacattttttacaattgttatttgattaaacttttaatatttgctggcattttttgaaaatagatcagttctctacaaaatcggtagtttttcattaattttaatttttgtgttttttaatccggctgaaatttttttggtgccttcggtatgcccaaagaagccattttgcatcatcatataattttccatacaaatttgacagctgtccatacaaaaatgatttatgaaaattcaaaaatctgcatcttttgaaggaattttttgatcgatttggtgtcttcggcaatgttgtaggtatggatacggactacactggaaaaaaatgatacatggtaaaaaaaatttggtgatttttttatttatttttttatcactaaaacttgatttgcaaaaaaacacaatttttatttttttttatttttttatatgttttagaggacataaaatgccaacttttcagaaatttccaggttgtgcaaaaaatcgttgaccgagttatgaatttttgaatcaatactgattttttcaaaaaatcgaaatatcgatcgcaaaaatttttcaacttcatttttcgatgttaaatgaaatttgcaatcaaaaaaaaactttattgaaattttgatgaagtgcaccgtttttaagttatagccattttcaggtaactttttttaaaatagtagctgttattcatttttaaaattagtgcccatgtttgcccaatcttgaaaaaaatatttttgaagagctgagaaaattctcgaatggccgaaatctctgagaattgctcaatattgaATTTTCTTACAGTTTATGACATTTGCTGCCATTTATgttatttcttgaatttctggcATTTTAGATATTTCGACTCTTGctgacattttgaacatttctgaaatttctgacactttaaacaattttggaatGAAATTAGAGGATTGTCGAAAGATCTAactgattttttaacgttttgatgGGTTTTGACGAGCATTTTCTTAGCTTATTGAACTTGCTCCACCTTCACCTATTTCACCATAAACTACTTATTGCCCCATGAGATTTTCatgattcatttatttttattggtgTTCAACTATTGCCAAAATATGCAGTGACAAAATATGGTACCAGAAAATGCAAGTTGATTAGAAActtgatgcaaatttaaaattttctatcaattttcagtaaaagaaaaaaatattgtaaaattgataaaactatAGAAAAGAATAGACTCCTGGCAAAATATTTCGAATCACACCGAAAAATGTCGGGAAACCCAACTTTTGCCACGGAGCAAAATATTAGACCTGCTGAATTTGCTCAATTtgttttactcaaaaaaaaaaataatcaggaagattttcaaaaattaaagaataatcagtttattaaaattttgcaacttttttttatttttcatccacTGTTGATGAGTTgttttttgtctcaattttccATATCAATTATTTCTCGTGATTGCACAGCTTTTCCTGCCAATCCAAACATTCTACCAGAACCATATCACAACTTCAGCGCTCCCGAACTAAATCACACAAGCAGCAGTTGCTGCTGCTTGCAAAACTGACCTCTCCACGGCTTAAACCCACAGGACCCCGTGTATCttcgtacaaaaaaaaacttttgaaacgcACTCGCTGCAGGGAGCACGAATGATCGATACTAATAGAATTAAGATCTTGTCATTATCCGAGCGCATTATGAGCCGGCCGGCGATGGTGGGCCACCGATAGTCCAATGACCAGCTTAAACCCGCAGCGGGACATTTCTTCCCTATATAGTAGAACTCCGTCTGGACGGTAGTTATGGGCACTGCATGAAGAGCAATCAGTGACCGCAATTCTGCGCATAATTGAATACCGATCCCAAAGGGTAATGCTGCTTGTTCGACGAGTTGATTGCGTTTGAAGATTAAAGGTATTTTATGGCGGATTTGGATGGGAAGGTTTGCTTACCTTTGATGATGTAGGGATTGATCAAGTTTGAGGGAAAAAGtggttgttttgaattttttttttatttcatatacataatttcatttgaataCTTCACCCTTAAAAATATAATGctattcaaaaacttcatatcgTTGCACCTGTAAAATTTAGACCAATTCTCTCCTCACGGATACCGGTCATGCTTCATCTTTATCCCTCCGGGAACCGCCGAAGGAGCCAGCGTAAACACTTCATAATCGGCAATGGAAAAGTTGTAATCGCCAAAAAGGTTTCCAAATGTGGCATTTGGTCCATCGTACGAGTGAGGAAAGTTCGAATACGATTCCATGTTGATATTGCAATTGTTCGAAATTAACAAATCTGCTCCGGCGCCGAAAATTGGTCCACaactgaaaagaaaaaaatcatgacaattactaaaatattatcaaaattttgccaaactcACTCCGGGTGGTAGCAAATCGCGTACGGTTTCTTCACGATCTCGAACTTGCTCGGCGGCTCGTTGTTGTAGTTCAGCGCGAACAGAAACGCCTTCTCCGAGTGGATGTATCCGCCCTTGCGGTTGGTTTTGGCGAAGGCCACGTCCGTGAAGCCACCGCTGATGGCGCCCTGGGAGccctgaaaatttcaagatttattAGTTTATTAGAACCAGAACACttcagaaccagaaccagaaccagaaccagaaccagaaccagaaccagaaccagaaccagaaccagaaccagaaccagaaccagaaccagaaccagaaccagaaccagaaccagaaccagaaccagaaccagaaccagaaccagaaccagaaccagaaccagaaccagaaccagaaccagaaccagaaccagaaccagaaccagaaccagaaccagaaccagaaccagaaccagaaccagaaccagaaccagaaccagaaccagaaccagaaccagaaccagaaccagaaccagaaccagaaccagaaccagaaccagaaccagaaccagaaccagaaccagaaccagaaccagaaccagaaccagaaccagaaccagaaccagaaccagaaccagaaccagaaccagaaccagaaccagaaaccAAATTCCTCACCTGTGCAATAATAAACAACGGTGCCACTCCATCACAGTGCCGATGAAATGCCGCCGCCGAGAACCCGTTCGTCGACGCCCGGTACATCAATCTCCAGGTCTGCTTCGGCGCCCCGTAGAACCCGTTCAGCGTGCCCTGCATGTGAATCTTGTCGTTCTTCAGAATCGCCGAACCATGAAACAGATTCAGCATCAACCGGGGCTGCAGTCGCTTATCGTTCTCCGCCAGTCCGGGACCAGCCTGGATGGGTGCGGCCGACGCCGGAAGTTTGTTCGAATGTAGCGCCGCCCGACGGTACCGTTCCAGGGACAGCTCGATCGGAACCGCTCCCGTCGGTTCGACTTCCTCTGCGAACACTTGGCTATCGATGAGGAACAACCGCACGTGGGAAATGACCGGTGCCAGCTGTTGGCACACCCGTTGACGCTCCTCCTCGGTCCAGTGGGCCGTCGGTTGGGTCACTCCGGCTTGGTTCTTGGCCCAGGCCAGCACGCATCGCCACACGTCCTCCTCCTCGAGACCGAGCTGGGGGTGGAAAAatgaacaataaaaatatgttagGCAACAAACAGAAGCGTCAAGAAACTGCAATCTTCCaccccggtgcgtaaagtgcggtgagacccacttcaccgaaaggtgcaatcttccgcggaaagaccagctgggggaaaacgcccagcagcacaaagcgcgcgtcaagtgtgcgaactgtggtggaaaccacacggcgaatttccgtggctgtgccgcgcggaaaaagtacatcgaggagcaggacaagaagaagaaagcgccagcgtcccgccaacctccaaagacatcgagctcgaacgctgcagcagctggcggtggagcggttccatcgaccaacccagcgttccctcccggttggggaggttcgtacgctagagtagccgcttctgggagtggtacttcaccgggacaagcagacgtcaccggagatgacctcttcacgcttcccgagtttttcgctcttgctggagagatgctcacgcgctttcgtgcctgccggaacaaggcagaacaattccaagctcttagtgagctgatgatgaagtacatctacaacggataagctgccttgtgcagcaaagtttttcgacgtcaatggacaaaacatactgtgatttagttttaagctattctatttctatccttttccttagtaaatctagaaggtttttttttttaatttttccttctcttgccaaatccattgttagaatatccaattacatcaaaatgaattatagttcaaatcatagttgaaaggaactccaaaactctattaggttataagaattacgaaattgtgaattgattatttactaataaaaactaattgaattgaattgaattgaaaacagAAGCGtcccccttccatttttaattgggtcctaaaatgaagcttagattgctgatattattgtttacagcgataaagcttatttttctgagtacaatgaccctttatacgaccacaaagagtttaagatggatttttaaatcaatttcgaaaaattaaactcGCGGTCcgtcttgacagaaaagctcctacttgacagcttgttccaaggggaccatagttgatccatcgaaaaaatgttgtcttgccaaaaaaaaaatttgcattaaaatgaaaaaaagtgatcacaaatggtttttaatcgtgttttttaccgttgtacataaaaatttacatagggctttagtacccaattctcaGAACCCCTGCAGGCTACGGGCCTGAGTAATataggttttacaccgtgacgtcatttgacagctcgtgtgcactctttacatggtcttcgtcgattatcgacgaatttccccgaacaaaatcgacgaccgcatcgaactgtgctaagtccatgtaaacagtgcactcctttctaacctccaaatcgagtcggcgtaaaacctaattgcaaAAATCTAAAGAATCACAAATAGTTGCAAAGAGAAAgatgattttctaaatttaattttaatgcgtTTTTGATGCATACCATTTGATAACTTCCGCATGGATATGCATCGTATCGCCAAAAACTCATTAGTGATGAATACAAAGTTCACTATAAATGCAGGTATAATCCTCGACAAACCTTACAGTTTAATCAACTCACAAGCTTTCAAACAGTCCCGGAACAAACCCCATCTCAAACCATGAAGATTTGGCCATTCCTGGCCACCGTCGCCCTACTGGCCTCAACCAAAGCCCAGGACGCTGCCTTCGACCCATTCGTACCCAATGTTCCAGAAGGTGGTTCCGATCCGGTACTCACCGCTTCCATTGATCCCGACTCCACACCTTCAGCGAGACCGTACGGCAACGGAGAGCCCCTCCCGACCATTGCCCCGGAGCAACCGGACCAGAAGAAGACCTGTGGTCAGCGGAACCACGGCATTGGGCAGGGCAAGGGAAAGGGTTTCGATAAGGGAGCCAAGGGCAAGGGCGGCAACATGGGACGGGGGCCGAACAAGGAAAATAAGGGTAACAAAGGGAAAGGGCAGGGACGTGGGCAGGGGAATAATTAGAATTCTGGAGTGGAAAACATGTAATGCATTATAATCTAACAAAGTGTGTTaaataaatctgaaattttttttttattttgcttttttattttgtttttaatattttgcttttttgtgatgtACATGGCgatttggttcaaattttaccaaactaatcgaattttaatgtttatcaAAGATTTAATGGTCTTTCCACTCCGCATTGATCTTTATGGCATTACTCGATTCCATTATAAAGTCATTTGAAAAAAGACCTcgataaaaaatatacaaaatgttATGATTCATTAATAACTAGCCTAATAATTCGAGCTTTATAAGATAACAAATTAAATCGTTGATATGGTtgctttttttcattaatttttaacttaattctccatcgaattaaatttgaaaaagaaattattccgagaaaaattactttcaattattacattgaaaaataactttcaatAATTATTACAGGTAACTTTTGTTGTATATAAACATGTTTCGTAACTTTTAGAAGAAATTTCATGAGTAATGTTtaggaaaagatttttttgatttttcaagtaCGTCCAAAAAAAGTATCAGCTGATTGTACCAGCAAAAAGCTCatggcatttaaaaataaaggtagaaaaatattttgtgagcTCAAGTAGTATAAAATAGGTAAAGATAATTTCTTATGAaatataaaacatgaattttaaaattaattcataCAAATGATGTCAGGATCTAAactacaaattgaaaaaaaaaatcatgcttagCGTTACAATTTGCTTCCGCAAAGAGAAACTATGGTTATCAAAAACTCATTAGTAACTAATTTCCACTATAAAAGGTtttctaaaatgattttttatcacAGTTACTCTAGCTACTTTAACCAACCTCAGAACCAACCCTAGCCAAACCATGAAGATAGTTGTCCCGACGACACGACAAGACACTCGGTGCAAAAATCTGCGTAAAATCTGGTCCCACCGTGAATCCCGTGAAATCACCGTGATTGACAAAAGTCACGGTAAATTGAAAGACCCCTCGGATTTCGCTTAAATTAAAGTTATCTCGCAACACTGTGTGAATGTAAATATTTACATTgatcaaaatctgtcaaaatcattttatttcgaAACTTCAAAGGATCAGATTTCTTTCTGGCCATACTGGCAGAACCCACTTCAACATTGCCGGAAGCCACGCACTCCAAGGCTCCAACTTCCTTTTTCGGCAGAAACCCGGTTCCGGAATGTGCCAACGAACCTCTCCCTGGCACCGCAGGATTCGGCAGCGTGCCACGGGCCTCGTCGCTCCGGCCCGGACGGGTTGGACCACCTCCTCTTCTCAGGCCTGTCCTTCGTTGGGTGGTTGGAGTTA
Protein-coding sequences here:
- the LOC6047363 gene encoding serine-enriched protein codes for the protein MKYEISYHSDTTSEGAMGSRAQSVICDKVLAGLPQLLDDLQKLSEDQDTADVVFILGTSEERIFAHRIILMARCKSFQNTKRGEICRIPGCSVLPSAPGAPSPIRLPHIEADIFRQFILYVYTAKIMLQDSKVFEMMTLAQDLGVEELKIACEEHVRTTMSVANACTFLAAVMEIQDKASGAKFAAPFLEKCITYIAENASECVKTNAFLNLTKEGLIQVISYDNLGLEEEDVWRCVLAWAKNQAGVTQPTAHWTEEERQRVCQQLAPVISHVRLFLIDSQVFAEEVEPTGAVPIELSLERYRRAALHSNKLPASAAPIQAGPGLAENDKRLQPRLMLNLFHGSAILKNDKIHMQGTLNGFYGAPKQTWRLMYRASTNGFSAAAFHRHCDGVAPLFIIAQGSQGAISGGFTDVAFAKTNRKGGYIHSEKAFLFALNYNNEPPSKFEIVKKPYAICYHPDCGPIFGAGADLLISNNCNINMESYSNFPHSYDGPNATFGNLFGDYNFSIADYEVFTLAPSAVPGGIKMKHDRYP